The DNA region TAGGATTTGGACACGATTTTGTTTAGAGAGGAATCAGGCAAACAATGAAAGAGAGATTGCTCCGAGGCCTATTACTAGTGTCAGATTTTCCTTAGATTATAGTTTATAGTTTATCAGAAGGATATAAAGCTTAATTTTCTATTTGCCTGAAGTTCAATCCTTTAAATCTAAACACTTCTGATCATGGTTTAAACTTTGATATCCCTCAGCCTATTTTTAACCCCGATATCAATCATCATAAAACCATGTGATCCCTCCAGACTCAGGTCATTCACACTCAGTGGTCTGGGTGGTTAATCATTCCACAGAGGTTCTTTTTGGGTGCAAACTGGTGAGACATTGTTATGAAGGTTGTGCAACTCAAATAAAGATAAGAGTTTGACTCCACATAGCACCCGGAGCTCCGAATGTATCGGACGATGCATTAACGTCACGGCACTCATCGTATAAATTCCCCGACACCCCTCATGGCTTTGCACTGCACACTGCTTCCTACTGTCTGACCACCACAGCACAGGAACAGCCGGGACTCATCCAATCAGAACCATGCAGTCTGCCGAGGCCAAATTCAACAAGAACAGCCTTCACTTGGCTCTGAGGAGATACAGCTCAGCCGTCAGCGACATGGAGCAGACCATCCTGCTGCCGAGTCTGCTGAGAGACGTGCCCTCCGACCGGGTGTGGGACAgcgaggaggcggaggagtcCTGTTGCGGTGACCTGTACGGAAACTACCTGATGCTGAAGACCATCAGGAACGCAGTGGAGAGCGGCCTGTTCCACCTGGGCGAGCACAAGCCAGAGGCCAGCACGGAGCTCAGCGACACCCGGCTGGACGCAGACCCCGAAGCCCTCTTCCGCTTCCACCTGAGCGGACTGTTTTCTGTGATGAGCGACCTCACCAAGAGGTCTCAGAGCCTGACGGAGAAATACATGGACATCATCGGAGTGGCGAATTAGAGAACAGGGGTCAGATACGTGGACGCCGGGTGTTTGTAGAAGTGCTGTCTATGCTGCAGTCACTTGAACATCTCTGAACTGTTTACATTCAGTGACCCCATGCTTCTAACTCGTGGAGTACGTTTGCAATCACTGCCCAAACTCTAAATTTCTGTCTCTTCATTTTGCAAAGCTCCATTGAAACTGATATAAAGATTAAATGATCATGAATGACAAGTGTCCTCGGCTTCATTTGTGTCCAAACCTCACAGGgaattctgtttgtttgttttgacc from Platichthys flesus chromosome 4, fPlaFle2.1, whole genome shotgun sequence includes:
- the thrsp gene encoding mid1-interacting protein 1-B-like; protein product: MQSAEAKFNKNSLHLALRRYSSAVSDMEQTILLPSLLRDVPSDRVWDSEEAEESCCGDLYGNYLMLKTIRNAVESGLFHLGEHKPEASTELSDTRLDADPEALFRFHLSGLFSVMSDLTKRSQSLTEKYMDIIGVAN